One stretch of Roseovarius mucosus DNA includes these proteins:
- the pyrF gene encoding orotidine-5'-phosphate decarboxylase, with protein MTDDRLIVALDVPNALEGLQLAEQLGASVGFYKIGLGMLTGGGLALANELKTEQGKRIFLDMKLFDIGATIEAAVRGLAQFDLDFLTVHGDPHVVRAAKEGASGKPMKILAVTILTSLDRADLDAGMIKSGDLPDLVAERAGRAFDAGADGVIASPQEAAMIRALPEAKGRLIVTPGVRPEGSALGDQKRVATPAQAIADGADHIVVGRPIWAAQDPRAAAEAILSELRG; from the coding sequence ATGACTGATGACCGCCTGATCGTAGCCCTTGATGTGCCCAATGCGCTGGAGGGTCTCCAATTGGCAGAGCAATTGGGTGCCTCGGTCGGCTTTTACAAGATTGGCCTTGGCATGCTGACGGGGGGCGGATTGGCCCTCGCTAACGAGTTGAAAACCGAGCAAGGCAAGCGAATTTTCCTCGACATGAAGCTCTTTGACATCGGCGCCACGATCGAGGCGGCGGTGCGGGGACTGGCCCAGTTCGATCTGGATTTCCTGACCGTACATGGTGATCCGCATGTGGTGCGCGCCGCCAAAGAGGGGGCCTCGGGCAAGCCGATGAAAATCCTTGCGGTTACGATACTCACCTCGCTTGATCGCGCCGATCTCGATGCTGGGATGATCAAATCGGGCGATCTGCCTGATCTGGTGGCCGAACGCGCGGGCCGTGCCTTTGACGCCGGGGCCGATGGGGTCATTGCCAGCCCGCAAGAGGCGGCGATGATCCGTGCCCTGCCCGAAGCTAAGGGTCGCCTGATCGTCACACCGGGTGTGCGCCCTGAAGGCAGCGCTTTGGGTGACCAAAAGCGGGTGGCAACCCCGGCACAGGCCATCGCTGACGGGGCCGACCACATTGTCGTCGGCCGGCCCATTTGGGCGGCACAAGATCCACGCGCGGCGGCCGAGGCGATTCTGTCGGAATTGCGTGGCTGA
- a CDS encoding orotidine 5-phosphate decarboxylase, which yields MPQIAITFALILGLVGGAEAQTALSERVSLAHGTFSNGGGLTIATELRPTTDGRTALCGVWSESESQSSYTKGAAREIVRLATVYVDGQRIAQNLGDLPQIAPRLDYAGAPAGCILTTLTWQTGRVPEVFMPRKQISRSSGGGSGPQIDFAQTGTGAMSTALEVIPLLVRNSRTLPLSSASQVIEGRYSSGGGLRLAAELRPINGRAHLCGVWSDLPGQDAQTEGLGREILRRSHVMQSGQEIARDLGNLRRVSARGDYTGAEASCLDLKQPWRAEQAEVPLTLHLPDTVVYRSTTPKGQTVIRFGA from the coding sequence ATGCCGCAGATCGCCATCACTTTTGCCCTGATCCTCGGACTGGTCGGGGGGGCAGAGGCGCAAACCGCGCTCAGTGAGCGAGTAAGCCTCGCACATGGCACCTTCAGCAACGGTGGCGGCTTGACCATTGCGACCGAGTTGCGCCCCACGACCGATGGGCGCACCGCCCTGTGCGGAGTATGGTCCGAGAGCGAGAGCCAATCGAGCTATACCAAAGGTGCCGCCCGCGAGATCGTGCGCTTGGCGACGGTGTATGTGGATGGCCAGCGCATTGCGCAGAATCTGGGGGACCTGCCCCAGATCGCCCCACGGCTTGATTACGCGGGTGCGCCAGCGGGGTGCATCCTGACCACTCTGACGTGGCAGACGGGCCGCGTGCCCGAAGTATTCATGCCGCGCAAGCAGATCAGCCGCAGCAGTGGCGGCGGCAGTGGTCCGCAGATCGACTTTGCCCAGACCGGCACCGGCGCGATGAGTACGGCGCTGGAGGTTATCCCGCTTTTGGTCCGTAACAGCCGCACCCTGCCGCTTTCGAGTGCATCGCAGGTTATCGAGGGGCGCTATAGCAGCGGTGGGGGCCTGCGCCTTGCCGCCGAACTGCGGCCGATCAATGGGCGTGCGCATCTTTGCGGGGTCTGGTCCGACCTGCCGGGTCAGGACGCTCAAACCGAGGGGCTGGGGCGCGAGATTTTGCGCCGCAGTCACGTGATGCAATCAGGCCAAGAAATTGCGCGGGATCTGGGCAATCTGCGCCGCGTTTCGGCGCGCGGTGACTACACCGGCGCCGAGGCCAGTTGCCTTGACCTTAAACAGCCGTGGCGCGCTGAACAGGCAGAGGTGCCGCTGACGCTGCACCTGCCAGATACGGTGGTCTATCGCAGCACCACCCCCAAGGGGCAAACTGTGATCCGCTTTGGCGCGTGA
- a CDS encoding Glu/Leu/Phe/Val family dehydrogenase, which translates to MLTRLASPTHEEVYRVEDHASGLRGFIALHSTRLGPAAGGLRMRVYEGDDAALEDVLNLSRGMSYKNAAAGLPLGGGKAVILGDPARDKTPALLRAMGRAINMLQGRYWTAEDMGMSPEDMAELARETRFVAGLDCGAHASGDPSPVTARGVLGAMRAGAAQLWGTDTLSGRHVAVQGLGHVGWHLCHLLHEAGAKLSVADMNPAHADSTVREFGATMVDPRTIHAVDADIFAPCAIGGVLNSRSIPEIGAKMICGAANNQLATPEDAERLRARSILYLPDYVANGGGIINVAAEILRISPRAPWVEERLGAMQARMAHILTRATGEDLSPATLADRMVEEQLLQVAV; encoded by the coding sequence ATGCTCACACGTCTTGCCAGCCCAACCCATGAGGAAGTTTACCGCGTCGAGGATCACGCCAGCGGATTGCGCGGATTTATCGCGCTACATTCCACACGGCTTGGCCCGGCTGCGGGCGGATTGCGCATGCGCGTATACGAGGGTGACGACGCCGCCCTTGAGGATGTGCTCAACCTGTCGCGCGGCATGAGTTACAAGAACGCCGCCGCCGGTCTGCCGTTGGGCGGGGGCAAGGCGGTTATTCTTGGGGACCCCGCGCGCGACAAGACGCCGGCGTTGCTGCGCGCCATGGGCCGTGCGATCAACATGCTGCAAGGACGCTATTGGACCGCCGAGGATATGGGCATGTCGCCCGAGGATATGGCTGAGCTTGCCCGCGAAACGCGGTTTGTCGCGGGGCTGGATTGCGGGGCGCATGCCAGTGGCGATCCCTCGCCAGTGACGGCGCGCGGTGTCTTGGGCGCGATGCGCGCCGGCGCGGCGCAGCTTTGGGGCACAGACACCCTCAGCGGTCGCCATGTGGCGGTGCAGGGGCTGGGCCATGTCGGCTGGCACCTCTGCCACTTGCTCCACGAGGCGGGCGCAAAGCTGAGCGTGGCGGATATGAACCCGGCCCATGCAGACAGCACGGTACGCGAATTCGGCGCAACCATGGTCGATCCGCGCACCATCCATGCCGTTGACGCGGATATCTTTGCGCCCTGTGCCATTGGTGGCGTGCTCAATAGCCGGAGCATCCCCGAGATCGGGGCAAAGATGATCTGTGGTGCCGCCAATAACCAACTGGCTACGCCCGAGGATGCAGAGCGCCTGCGCGCGCGCAGCATTCTCTATCTGCCCGATTACGTCGCCAATGGTGGCGGGATCATCAATGTCGCTGCCGAAATCCTGCGGATCAGCCCACGCGCGCCTTGGGTCGAAGAGCGGCTGGGCGCGATGCAGGCGCGCATGGCACATATCCTGACGCGCGCAACGGGCGAAGACCTGAGCCCTGCAACCCTCGCGGATCGGATGGTTGAGGAACAATTGCTGCAAGTGGCGGTCTGA
- a CDS encoding Lrp/AsnC family transcriptional regulator, translated as MDRIDRQIIAALQRDGRQRLADLSTAVGLSPTPLARRIARLESDGVITGYAARVDQEKLGLPLNAFIFVELEHHTRDAITAFENRLRRFDEVMECYLMTGTRDVLLRVVAADLKDFDRFLEDGLMQTPGIRSMRSSFALRTMIRRDALPEV; from the coding sequence ATGGATCGCATTGACCGCCAGATCATCGCCGCCCTGCAACGCGATGGACGTCAGCGATTGGCCGATTTGTCGACGGCAGTGGGCCTGTCGCCCACGCCTCTGGCGCGGCGCATTGCCCGGCTTGAATCCGATGGGGTCATCACGGGTTATGCCGCGCGCGTGGATCAGGAAAAACTTGGCCTGCCACTGAATGCCTTCATCTTTGTCGAGTTAGAGCACCACACCCGTGATGCGATCACAGCGTTTGAGAACCGACTTCGGCGGTTTGATGAGGTGATGGAATGCTACCTGATGACCGGCACACGCGATGTCCTCTTGCGGGTGGTGGCGGCAGACCTGAAAGATTTTGACCGGTTTCTTGAGGATGGGTTGATGCAGACACCCGGTATCCGCTCCATGCGGTCAAGTTTCGCGTTGCGTACCATGATCCGGCGCGACGCGCTGCCAGAGGTCTGA
- a CDS encoding geranylgeranyl reductase family protein: MQRFDVIVIGAGPAGASAAYVAARAGLRVALIDRKTFPREKLCGGLITGRARRHYAEIFGHEMPFDPQDRKTTVDFRYRGQPVGLIEDAPALCATMRWDMDAMLCGHAMAAGAQDYTGHAVAEIDCDARRVTLKDGAILQYEVLIGADGVNSQVARALFGQPFDRQRIGFGLEIEARGAHLNPAGPIRIDLAAAQWGYGWVFPKRCSTTVGVGGLLSENADMKQAMSAYCEMLGIDAADLHVKGQFLPFGDFRKMPGQGAVLLAGDAAGLVDPITGEGIGYAMQSGQLAAKAALAALNAGRPQTALSHYRRALRPVHRALRMARLIRPVIFLPALEPGFARAFRRSSTLRHEYLRLMAGEVEYGQILTRLVLRLPRLGLLALRARF, translated from the coding sequence GTGCAGCGGTTCGATGTGATCGTCATAGGGGCCGGGCCTGCCGGTGCCTCGGCTGCTTATGTGGCGGCGCGTGCCGGGCTGCGCGTGGCCCTGATCGACCGCAAGACCTTTCCACGCGAAAAACTTTGTGGTGGCCTCATCACCGGACGCGCGCGGCGGCATTACGCCGAGATTTTCGGGCATGAAATGCCATTTGATCCACAGGACCGCAAGACTACGGTGGATTTCCGCTATCGTGGTCAGCCGGTGGGTCTGATCGAGGACGCGCCAGCCCTTTGCGCCACAATGCGCTGGGATATGGATGCGATGCTCTGCGGGCATGCGATGGCGGCTGGGGCGCAGGATTATACCGGGCATGCAGTGGCCGAGATCGACTGTGACGCGCGGAGAGTGACGCTCAAAGACGGCGCTATACTGCAGTATGAGGTTCTGATTGGCGCGGATGGTGTCAATTCCCAAGTGGCGCGTGCGCTCTTTGGTCAGCCATTTGACCGGCAGCGCATTGGGTTTGGGCTTGAGATTGAGGCGCGCGGCGCGCATCTAAATCCTGCGGGGCCAATCCGGATTGATCTGGCGGCGGCGCAATGGGGCTATGGCTGGGTCTTTCCCAAACGGTGCTCGACCACGGTTGGGGTGGGCGGTCTCTTGTCGGAGAACGCGGATATGAAACAGGCCATGTCAGCCTATTGCGAGATGTTGGGCATTGACGCCGCAGACCTGCACGTCAAAGGTCAATTCCTGCCTTTTGGAGATTTCCGCAAAATGCCGGGGCAGGGCGCCGTGCTGCTTGCAGGCGATGCGGCGGGGTTGGTTGATCCGATCACTGGCGAAGGCATCGGCTATGCCATGCAGAGCGGGCAATTGGCGGCAAAGGCGGCCCTTGCGGCGCTGAACGCGGGGCGGCCCCAGACTGCACTCAGTCACTATCGCCGCGCGTTGCGTCCCGTGCATCGCGCCCTGCGTATGGCGCGGCTGATCCGTCCAGTGATCTTTCTGCCTGCGCTCGAGCCTGGGTTTGCCCGTGCCTTTCGACGCTCCTCCACCTTGCGCCATGAGTATTTGCGCCTGATGGCGGGCGAGGTCGAGTATGGTCAAATACTGACCCGTCTCGTGCTCCGCCTGCCCCGCCTTGGGCTACTGGCCCTGCGCGCACGTTTCTGA
- a CDS encoding iron-containing alcohol dehydrogenase: protein MTLTANWSYPTAIKFGAGRIAELPAACAQAGIKRPLLVTDKGLAGLPVTAGALDILEAAGLGRAMFSEVDPNPNEINLAAGVAAYQAGGHDGVIAFGGGSGLDLGKCVAFMAGQTRPVWDFEDVGDWWTRADADAIAPIIAVPTTAGTGSEVGRASVITNSVTHAKKIIFHPKFLPTVVICDPELTVGMPKFITAGTGLDAFAHCVEAFSSPHYHPMSQGIALEGMRLVIDYLPRAYADGTDIEARAQMMSAAAMGATAFQKGLGAIHAMSHPIGAHFNTHHGTTNAVCMPAVLDLNADVIRARFDRAAGYLGITGGYDGFRAFVQDFNDSLGIPRSLRDLGVTEAAIPDLVRDALTDPSCGGNPVTLTEANLTALFKAAL from the coding sequence ATGACCCTGACTGCCAACTGGTCCTATCCGACCGCGATCAAATTCGGCGCTGGCCGGATTGCTGAACTGCCCGCCGCCTGCGCACAGGCCGGGATCAAGCGCCCACTTCTTGTCACGGACAAGGGGCTGGCGGGCCTGCCTGTCACGGCGGGGGCGCTCGATATCCTCGAGGCCGCAGGCCTTGGCCGGGCGATGTTTTCCGAAGTTGATCCCAACCCCAATGAGATCAACCTTGCCGCCGGTGTTGCCGCCTATCAGGCAGGCGGGCATGACGGGGTGATCGCCTTTGGCGGTGGCTCGGGTCTTGATCTGGGTAAATGCGTGGCCTTCATGGCGGGGCAGACACGGCCCGTGTGGGATTTCGAGGATGTGGGCGATTGGTGGACACGCGCCGATGCGGATGCCATCGCGCCGATCATCGCCGTGCCCACCACCGCCGGAACCGGCTCGGAAGTGGGGCGCGCCAGCGTGATTACCAATTCCGTGACCCATGCGAAAAAGATCATCTTTCACCCCAAATTCCTGCCCACGGTCGTGATCTGCGATCCCGAACTGACCGTCGGCATGCCAAAATTCATCACCGCTGGCACCGGGCTTGACGCCTTTGCGCATTGCGTCGAGGCGTTCTCTAGCCCGCATTACCACCCGATGTCGCAGGGCATCGCGCTAGAGGGTATGCGCCTTGTGATCGACTACTTGCCGCGCGCCTATGCCGATGGCACGGATATCGAAGCGCGCGCGCAGATGATGAGTGCGGCCGCGATGGGGGCCACCGCGTTTCAAAAGGGTCTGGGCGCGATCCACGCCATGAGCCATCCGATTGGCGCGCATTTCAACACCCATCACGGCACCACCAATGCGGTCTGTATGCCAGCAGTGCTGGATCTGAACGCCGACGTGATCCGCGCCCGGTTCGACCGGGCGGCGGGATATCTCGGCATAACCGGCGGCTACGATGGCTTCCGCGCCTTTGTGCAGGACTTCAACGACAGCCTCGGGATTCCGCGCAGCCTGCGTGATCTCGGTGTGACCGAGGCGGCGATTCCCGACCTCGTGCGCGATGCGCTGACCGACCCAAGCTGCGGCGGCAACCCGGTGACGCTGACCGAGGCCAATCTGACGGCGCTGTTCAAAGCGGCACTCTGA